The Oceanococcus sp. HetDA_MAG_MS8 nucleotide sequence GAAATTGCCAACGCCAAGATGCCTGATCTGAATGCGGGCAGTCTGGATGCGGCTGTAAACATTATTGCTGGTAGTGCCCGTAGCATGGGCCTGGAAGTGGAGGGCTAAGACATGGCGAAGTTGAGTAAGCGGATGCAGAAAATTCGCGAAGTCGTCGGTGACCGTCGTTCTTTGCCCGCCCTAGAAGCTCTGGAGCTGCTGAAAACTGCAGCGTCGGCAAAATTCACCGAGTCGGTCGATCTGTCCGTCAATCTCGGCGTTGATGCGCGTAAATCGGATCAAGCCGTCCGCGGAAGCACCGTCCTGCCGCATGGCACCGGGAAGTCGATTAAGGTTGCCGTGTTTGCCCAGGGCCCCAATGCAGATGCTGCTAAAGAAGCTGGTGCAGACGCTGTTGGCATGGAAGACCTGGCCGAGGAAATGAAGGGTGGGAACCTGGATTTCGATGTTGTCATCGCAGCTCCTGACGCGATGCGCGTGGTGGGTATGCTGGGTAAGGTTCTTGGCCCACGTGGCCTCATGCCCAACCCAAAAGTTGGGACGGTGACTCCAGATGTTGCTGGCGCGGTCAAGAACTTCAAGTCTGGTCAGGCACGTTACCGCACCGATAAAGCAGGCATCGTTCATTGTGCGATCGGTTCCGCAGCCTTCGACGCGCAGTCGCTGATGGAAAACCTGAATGCGGTCGTCGGCGATCTGCGCAAGGCTAAACCGAATGCGGCCAAAGGCGTTTACCTGAAGAAAATTACCGTGTCGACCACGATGGGGCCGGGCATCACTGTGGATGTCTCGTCTATTCCATCGGCTACGGTGTAAACCGAATCGTACTGGGTCGGTGGCTGCCGGCCCAGTCAGTGCTTTGCGACGTGGCACGCGTGCCGCGCCGTCAAAGACCGCAGGCGCCCGCAAGGGCTTAATCGATCGCAAGGTCAGCCCGCGTAGAGGGCGCAAGGGAGGTCATACGATCTTCTGCGTGCCGCAAGGAGCGAGTCCCTGACCGGATTCGTATTTCGTAACCCACCTTCCGAGGGAAGAATGGCTCTCAATCTCGAAGACAAGAAAGCCCTCGTTGCGGAGGTCAACACGGTAGCTGCTGACGGCCTGTCGGCTGTAGTTGCTGAATACCGTGGTTTGACAGCCGGCCAGATGACCGAATTACGTGCCAAGGCACGTGAAGGCGGCGCCTGGCTCAAGGTTGTCAAGAACTCGCTGGCTAAGCGCGCGACCCAAGGCACTGAATTTGAGTGTCTGGATCCTGCTTTAGTTGGCCCGGTCATTTTGGCGTTTTCGCTGGAAGATCCGGGGGCAGCAGCCCGAGTCATTAAAGACTTCGCCAAGAGCAATGAACAGCTCAAGGTGACGGCGGTTTCAGTTGGCGGGCAGTTGTTGCCGGCTACTGACATCGAGCGTCTGTCTAGTCTGCCCACACGTGAGCAGGCGCTGGCCATCCTGGCCGGGACCATCCAGGCCCCGATCGGCAAGCTGGCGCGCACGCTCAACGAGGTGCCGGCCAAGACAGCGCGCGTTATCGCCGCAATCCGCGACCAGAAACAGGCAGCCTGATCCAGGCTGCACCCAGGGTTCAAGACTTAAATAATCGCAAAGGAAATTATTCCAATGGCAATGACCAAAGAAGATATCCTCGAAGCTATCGCCGAAATGTCCGTGATGGACGTCGTCGAGCTGGTTTCGATGATGGAAGAAAAGTTCGGCGTTTCTGCAGCTGCTCCGGTGGCTGTGGCTGCAGCCGGTGGTGCTGGCGGTGAAGCCGCTGCTGCTGAAGAAAAGACCGAGTTCGACGTCGTTATGGCGAGCTTCGGTGACAACAAGGTTGCAGTGATTAAGGCAATCCGCGGCGTGACCGGCCTGGGCTTGAAAGAAGCCAAAGACCTGGTTGAAAGCGCTCCTTCCACTGTTAAGGAAGCTGTCGCCAAAGATGAAGCCGAGGACATCAAGAAGCAGCTTGAGGAAGCCGGCGCCAAGATTGAACTTAAGTAAGAGCAACATTGCAGCAGGTGAGTATTACTCACCTGCGTTGCCTGACCGGCTTGCCGGTCCTGGGCTGGGGGGCGTTGTGCCCCTCAGCCTTTTCGTGTTTGTGGTGGCATCGTCCTGTGATGCTGCCAGCGTACTTCCCTAAGAGGTTCCCTCGATGAGCTATTCCTTCACCGAGAAAAAGCGCATCCGCAAGGATTTTGGCAAGCGCTCTACGCCATTGCCGTTGCCCTTCCTGCTCGCTACGCAGATCGATTCCTACCGGCAGTTTCTGCAGGCAGGGCTGTCTCACCGGTCGCGTAAAGCTGTGGGCTTGCACGGTGCTTTGAGTTCGGTGTTTCCCATGCAGAGCTATTCCGGCAGCGCCGAGATGGAGTATGTCTCCTATCGTCTTGGCGAGCCGGTGTTTGACGAGAAGGAATGCCGCATTCGCAGCATGACCTTCGCCGCGGCTTTGCGGGTCAAAGTTCGCCTTGTCATTTACGACAAGGAGTCCAAGGAAAAGCGTGTCAAGGATGTGCGCGAACAAGAGGTCTATTTAGGCGAGCTGCCTTTGATGACCGACAACGGCACCTTCATCATTAATGGTACCGAGCGCGTCATCGTCTCCCAGCTGCATCGTAGCCCGGGCGTGTTCTTCGATCATGACAAAGGCAAGAGCCACTCTAGTGGCATGCTGCTGTACTCCGCTCGCGTGATCCCCTACCGTGGGTCTTGGTTGGACTTTGAGTTCGACCCCAAAGATCTGCTGTACGTACGTATTGACCGTCGGCGCAAACTGCCGGTGACGATTCTGCTCCGTGCCTTGGGCATGGGCGACGAAGAGATTCTTGAGCGTTACCACGAGTTCAATCACTTCCAATTGCTCAATGACGGCGCCGAACTGGAGCTGATTCCTGAGCGTCTGCGTGGTGAGCAGGCTGCTTTTGACATCAAGATCGGTGATGAGGTCTTGGTTGAAGAGGGTAAGCGGGTTACGGCTCGGCACATTAAGAAGCTGTCCGAGGCTGGTCTTAAGGCTTTGGTTGTTCCCGATGCCTACCTGCTTGGTAAATCTTCTGCTCGCAATATCGTCGACCCAGAGACGGGCGAAGTGTTGTTGGCGGCAAATGAGGTTGTCGGTGAAGAGCATTTGGCGTCCTTGCGCGCTGCCAAGGTGACCGACCTGCCTTTGTTGTTCACCAATGACTTAGATCGTGGTCCTTACATCTCCGAGACCTTGCGCCAGGACCCCACAAGCACCCGTCTTGAGGCCTTGGTTGAGATTTACCGGATGATGCGTCCAGGCGAGCCGCCGACTAAAGAGGCCGCCGAAGCGCTATTCGAGAACTTGTTCTTCAAAGACGACCGCTACGACTTGTCCGCCGTCGGTCGCATGAAGTTCAACCGCCGTTTGAATCGGGATGATGTCACCGGACCCGGTGTACTCTCCAACGATGACATCCTGGCGGTGATCCAAGAACTCATCAATATTCGTAATGGCATCGGGATTACCGATGACATCGACCACTTGGGGAACCGCCGCGTACGCAGCGTCGGCGAAATGGCTGAGAACGCTTTCCGTACCGGCTTGGTTCGCGTGGAACGGGCAGTCCGTGAG carries:
- the rplA gene encoding 50S ribosomal protein L1, which translates into the protein MAKLSKRMQKIREVVGDRRSLPALEALELLKTAASAKFTESVDLSVNLGVDARKSDQAVRGSTVLPHGTGKSIKVAVFAQGPNADAAKEAGADAVGMEDLAEEMKGGNLDFDVVIAAPDAMRVVGMLGKVLGPRGLMPNPKVGTVTPDVAGAVKNFKSGQARYRTDKAGIVHCAIGSAAFDAQSLMENLNAVVGDLRKAKPNAAKGVYLKKITVSTTMGPGITVDVSSIPSATV
- the rplJ gene encoding 50S ribosomal protein L10 encodes the protein MALNLEDKKALVAEVNTVAADGLSAVVAEYRGLTAGQMTELRAKAREGGAWLKVVKNSLAKRATQGTEFECLDPALVGPVILAFSLEDPGAAARVIKDFAKSNEQLKVTAVSVGGQLLPATDIERLSSLPTREQALAILAGTIQAPIGKLARTLNEVPAKTARVIAAIRDQKQAA
- the rplL gene encoding 50S ribosomal protein L7/L12 codes for the protein MAMTKEDILEAIAEMSVMDVVELVSMMEEKFGVSAAAPVAVAAAGGAGGEAAAAEEKTEFDVVMASFGDNKVAVIKAIRGVTGLGLKEAKDLVESAPSTVKEAVAKDEAEDIKKQLEEAGAKIELK